The sequence below is a genomic window from Saccopteryx leptura isolate mSacLep1 chromosome 3, mSacLep1_pri_phased_curated, whole genome shotgun sequence.
ATAACTCCTGTTCTTTAAAAGTGTATATTCTAgaatacatgaatatatatatattcttaggtgctaaaaatacagATTAATAAAAGATACCTGTCAATGTAAACAGGACATTTTAGTGTATATCTTTAACTACATTATACAGACACATGCTTAAGGTGCTTTGATAACACAGAAGAAACACCTCTAATCTAATAATAAAGGGAGAGGGTAGATACTGAAATAAGATTTCTGGAGGAAGTAATAAATGGAATTAACCAGAGGAAAGGATAGTGGAAGAAAGCCAGGCACCAAGTAGTAAAGataacaaaagcaaaacagagaGGCAGGAAACAAGGTTAACGTAGAGATTTGCTTATACTTTGGTGTCCCAGTCAAGTAATAAGCCtgaaataaaggaagagaaaatagaaaactggCTGGGCAAGAACATGGAAGCCCTTGCATGCCACACTAAGGAGCTTAAACTTGATCCTGTAGGTAGGTGATGGAAGCAGTGATGTGTTAAGCGGGTTGCACTTTGGGTAAATCTCTGGTAGCTGTGAGGAACAGAGATTAATAGCTAACATTCACTGAGCACTTTACCATATGCTAGAGAGTGCACTCTGAGCACTTCACATTGATTATCTCGTGTAATCCTCCCATCACCACAACTCTATGGTAGAtactattatctttattttacatatgaggaaacagtAACTTGTCCAAGTCACATAGTCATTAAGTAGGATAGAGAAGGGATTCAAAGTGATTCTGATCTCTGAAGCCTAATCCTTTAACCTCTATAATGGATGGACTGGGAGGAGTGGCATGAGAAACAGCAAAGACTACAGCCTAATAAATTAGGAAACTATTATGTTACCCCAAATGAGAAACAATTAGGGCAATGGCAGTATATATAATGAGGCAACAGATTCCAGAAAtacttaagttttaaaatttatcaaaatcatagaattcagccttaaaaagtagtaaaattctgacatatgctacaacataaaaaaaccttaaaagcatgatttcacttatgaggtacctagaacagtcaaattcataaagataaGAAGTAGAACAGAAGTTACCAGGGGCTGAATGGATGGGGTGATGCAaagttactgtttaatgggtacagaatgTCAGTTTGAAACAATGGAGAAGTTCTTGAGATGGACAGTGGTGATGACTGCACAACCATGTGAATGTTCTTAATGCTGTCCACCTACAAAAGGACTGAACTGCacctaaaatggttaaaatgatcaattttgtgttatatatattttcccacatttaaaaaaaatagttttaaaagcacaatagcctaaccaggcggtggtgcagtggatagagcgtcggactgggatgcggaggactcaggttcgagacccgaggtcgccagcttgagcgtgggctcatctggtttgagcaaagctcaccagcttggacccaaggtcgctggcttgagcaaggggttacttggtctgctgaaggcccacggtcaaggcacatatgagaaagcaatcaatgaacaactaaagtgtcacaacaaaaaactgatgattgatgcttctcatctctctccgttcctgtctgtctgtccctctttctgactctctttctgtctctgggaaaaaacaaaacaaaacacaagataTAAGGGGAGTAAGGGGAGAAAAGAGCCAAAAGCTCATTGCAGTCCTCAGCTCATGACAACAGGTGGGCAGTGGTACAATGCAGCATCTCTGATGAGCAGTGGATTATTTTGACTTCCTGGTATAGCTGCCTAGAAGGCAGATACAAGAATgaagctcaggccctggccggttggctcagtggtagagcgtcggcctggcgtgcaggagtcctgggtttgattcccggccagggcacacaggagaagcgcccatctgcttctccatccctccccctctccttcctctctgtctctctcttcccctcacacagccaaggctccattggagcaaagttggcccgggcgctgaggatggctctgtggcctctgcctcatgcactagaatggctttggttgcaactgagtgacgccccagatgggcagagcatcgccccttggtgggcatgccgggtggatcccagtcgggcgcatgcgggagtctgtctgcctccccgtttccaacttcagaaaaatacaaaaaaaaaaaaaaaaaaaagaatgaagctctcAGAGGAGTAACAGGGTTGAAAGTGTAATCATGAACAAATAGGTGTAAGTTAAAATTatggtaatacatgagaatgcccagggaaaacatgaagagaaatgagcTGAGGGTAGACAATCAGGAAACAGGAGGTGCAAATAAAGAGGAGGAGCCTATGAAGTAGCTAGGAGGATACAGTCAGgcaaataattaaaagataaggCAGCAAAAATGACACTATGTAGAGTTGGAGCAATGAGAATTGTTTGGGAgggcaggcaagaaataaaaaagcactcAAGAAGATACTACCATACCCATTTCTCTCCTAATCCTACTTTTTGAAGTTCTAACAAAGACCTAAGTTTCCAGTTCTCTATGGCATTTTaagattagaaaacaaaattcctACATTGAGGAAAAACTTAACATAGTAACACAGACTTTAAAATAGGAGCACATCAAAAATTGTCAGTAATATAGTTCATGGAACAGTAAGAATGTTAAATTTACACAGAAACTTAAGACCTCAGGTAGTCTACATAGGAGAAAAGTAAACAATTACAGCTGGACTAAAGGTGAATGGACTGAAAATTAGATAAATGGAGTTAGCTGTAAGACatattttacatttgtaaaaaaaatagcatgagaTTTATTTTACCATCAAAAATTCCCCATGAATCTTTCTGCCATcactataaaaatttaaacatattttcaatATGGACAGTTAATTAGAAGCTATCTTTTAGTGGTTTGAATTCCAAAAGAAATTAAAGGTAAAATTTTAGGTAAAATTGATTACCTTAAAACAAACGAATTATCCTTAAAGAAATATTCTAATTTATTAATTGAAGTAAAAGTTTAGAAATGCTGAGCATCAAGACTATAAAAACTGATAGTTATAGTAAAAGCAACTTAAAAAACAATCTCTagaggaaaaaagcaaaacagacatATATCTAAGTAATGTTACagtttaaaaaacagaatgtCGAATTGCTGGCCATTGTTTATCCCCTAATACCTTCTCTGAGATAGGCAGGCTACTGGGCTCCACTGTATTTTTTGGCTGCTCTACAGAATCACATCCAAACATCCTGTTTTTAAGAACATAAAGTTGAACATCAGGTGCGCGCTGGTGCTGAACCCCCTGAAGGCCTGTAGATGTGGGTCCATCTTGCAGATTTTGAATCAGCCCCAGGTTAGCATCCCTTTGAGAGACCTGCGGAGGAAACACAACACCTGGAAGACTGATATACTGAGTGCTCTCTAGCTGACTCAACAAAGCTCCAGACATGGTTTTATGCTCATGTCCAGGAAGTACAAGTATGTCACTGGAGGCATTTTCTAAATGCTTCTTATCCACTGTCCCAGAATAAAGGCTTGTAGGTTGTTGGAGTACAGTTCCCATTCTCTGTGATTTTTCAATAGATGCTTGGAGAGAACATGAGTTCAATCGTGGAACACTGGTCTGTACTACTGAAGGCTGCCCAAGCTGTTGAGGTCCTTGCTGAATTGGATGCTGAAGAATACTTGCTCTCCCAGAAGACTGTGTCACCATAATTGGTACATTAACTTTATAAAGGTGACcttaaaaaggagaaatcaaaacTCTAAGAACAATAGAATCCcgatttcctttaaaataaaatctcatgTACAACAGGTTAGAAGGAAATATATCAATATGTTAATGATGGTTATCTGTAGgagtttttcttttactcttcagATTTTTTGTATTTcctagaatattctttttttatcaaattcttttttatttattcattttagagagagagaaagagagagagagagagagagagagagagagagggaaaggtggtaggagcaggaagcatcaactcctatatctGCTTTGTccagacaaatgcagggtttcaaactggcgacctctagccctggccggttggctcagtggtagagcatcggcctggtgtgcagaagtctcaggtttgattcccggccagggcacacaggagaagcgcccatctgcttctccacccctccccctctccttcctctctgtctctctcttcccctcccgcagccgaggctccattggagcaaagatggcccgggtgctggggatggctccttggcctctgccccaggcgctagagtggctctggtcgcaacagagcgatgccccggaggggcagagcatcgccccctggtgggcgtgccgggtggatcccggtcgggcacatgcgggagtctgtctgactgtctctccccgtttccagcttcagaaaaaatacaaaaaaaaaaacaacaaaaaaactggcgacctcaacattccaggtcgacactttatctactgcaccaccacaggtcaggctagaataatattcttattcatttttaaaaattaaatacatccTGCTTTGACTCTACCCTTTTCCCACTATTGATTATATGGCACATGTTGAAAAACATATAGGACAACAATATTTACTCCATAAACCTTTCCCATTGTTTGATAAATTACAGTGTTACCAACCCAAATTTGAGATTTTAACACATGTACTCACAGAGAATATACTTAAGATGTAAGTAGCCAAATAACAATTAGATAAGACTATCCAAACAGACTAATCATTTCAACTTATCAAATTTCTCCCcccttttcatttaaaagaaaactaaaaagattacatttattttttgagcATTGTGTTAGGTGCTTTGCTTAAACTTTGCAACAACCCAAAGAATAGAAATAATTCCCTTTCAAATTAAGAAACAGTACTCTGAAAAGCAAAGGTTGGTTAATCTCTAAACATCTTTGATATTCTTTCTGTTATGCCCTACAATCTCCAATAAGAAAGGAGACAAAAGTAGATGAATctaatctttagtttttcatttcttttttctttttttttattttgacagggaatgaatgagtgagaaaggggggggggagggaaagagatggtgagaagcatcaacttataattgCTTTCATTTTGGTTGTGCATTGAGCTTCTCttattgccttgaccagggccatgccagtatccccttgctcaagcaagcgaccctgggcttttcatgccagcagcCTCTGGATTCAGGCTGGAGAGCTTTGGGATCTTGTGGATGATccccctgctcaagtcagcaaccctgcactgacaagcccatgctcagagccagtaaccctgaggttttgaacttatgacctcagtgttccaggtcaatgctttttccattgtgccaccaccagtcaggcatctTTAGTTTTTCTTGATTAGAGCTAGCAGGGACATAGATATGCTATTTTGTATTCATCAAAATTTAGATAACTAACTTGAATtagagaaaacatatataaagtGTCTCACACAATTTTGGGAAGGAGAATTGAGAATGAAATACAAGACAGGTCTAGCACAGTGTCTCATGTGGTAGATTGCCTCCACAGCAATAATAACCaccatttatcattattttaaagtaaattttattaaaaattcctTTAACTTCAGgtataaagtttattaaaaatcatgaaaattaACATCCAGAAGTCAAtatcaatataaaaacaaaacatttttagattACATTCTTACCAGATGCAGCCTGTAGTGTCATACCTGCTGGAACGTGAATAGGACAACCAGGAAAAGTAAAGTTTGTACTGGAGTTTGAGGTGCTCTAGATATGAGAAATTTATATTAGAAAGTTATAAAAGGgctttatttgtatctttcttccCTGATCTCTTTATAAAGGCACAAAAATATCTGATACAGGACAGTAGTTCTGACAACACTTAATTATTACATCTGAGTTCTTTGAATAAAATagcctttttatatttgtttcaaataATCTCATTATggataaaagaaattatgttctaTGGCTATTAGCATTGAATCCATTAAGTCTTAACAGTATCAACACTGACTCATAAAATTGGCCACTACACAGCCTTACCTAGGCCACTGATCTTCAAGATGTCAACTAGAAGAACCACAGCTATTTATAGGAGCCCTCTGGTTGGTAAGTTCATCActaatggtatttttttaaatagataatagTGTAcaatctttattttgaaataattaaaccttacaattttatattttttaatactaaatCAAAAGACAAACATTTTTGTCTAACAGAcctgcaaaaattttaaagattaactAGTAACACTATTGGTAAGGATGTGATAAAAATCAATTCTCTCAGACCATTGCTTGTATGAGTGTATATAGCACACTTCTTTTGGAGAACATTTTGCAATCTATACCAAAAtgcaattttttatatataccatGCATGATttttgacccagaaattctacttctaggaatttatcctgaTTACTTGATTATCACACAAATATACAAAGACATATCTACAGGCATAATCAATGGAatgttatattagaaaaaaaatgagaaataatttaaatgttcatCTAAAAAGATTAATTAAATTATGATATATCCACTAAGGCTAATCAATATTTAACAGGCATCAGAAAGAATCCCTCtgtagccctagccagttggctcagtggtagagcaacagcccagagtgtggatgtcccaggtttcattcctggtcagggcacacaggagacatgcccatctgtttctccacccctccctctctcacttctctttctctctttctctctcttcccctcatgcagctatggctcaattggagcgagctggccccaggtgctcaggatggcttcatggcctccacctcaggcactaagaagagctcagttactgagcaatggaacaataccccagatgggcagatcatcaccccttagtaagcttgccaggtggatcccggtcaaggtgcttgtgggagtctgtctctgcctcccctcctttcactgaataaaaaaaagaaaaaaaagaatccctctgtatttctaaattttaaaaaataataaattacagaaTACAGAGAATAATCCTTTTTTGACCCTGAAAATTAACATAACTTTCATGAAAGTCAGCTAGGTACACATCAAACAAAACAGTTTCCTTTGGGGTATAATACTGTGTGGCTCTTTCACTTTTTACGTTACatatatgtttttactttttagaagaatattatttctttaatcagGAGAAAAGTTATTTCTAAGAATTTCAAAGCCAGAGATATTTCCAAAAATCCTGGAAGGAGTGTgggtattgtttatttttaataaagaaatggaaataaatagcACACTAAACCTTTTACACTAGAAAGGTAGCTcaggggcaaaaataaataaaaaacatggaTTATATACCATCAGTATCACGGAAGACAGGTAAGAGATAAACTGCTATTTTTTCCCCAGCAAAAACTACACAATTTTCTATatatgagttttaattttattttctgctctcaAATCCTATGTGTAATGAATGTATACTATAACCTCTCCTACACAAAAgtaaaacatgaacaaaatatGATACTTAAAGGAATAACTATGATGTAGCTCAActctggagagaaaaaaaaaaacagaaaaaataccaTATCAAAATTATCTATATTAGATACACTAAGTATATAACATTATACAGTATATTAAAACTCCATATGATATAACTTCAGAAATTTTATAATCTTGTAGGTACAGTCTTGGCAGATGCTAACACCTGCTctggaagatataaaaaattggtaaaaaaaaaaaaaaaaagtcaatctggaACTCCAGAGTGTTTGCAACATCTATGTTAAGAGAAGCTTTTCTGGTCTCCCCGTTCCTTATCACATCCGTTCCTATTCAACTGGAGAATTAGGAATTACATCTATGCCCCGCCTTCTGCTACCATTCACTAAAAGTAAGGCATATCttctaaaatatatcttaaataagATACATACCAATTCTGCTGTGGTAAAACTGGGAAGAGTTCTACCAGCAGGAATAACTAATGATGCtgcatagaaaacaaaataattatacattCATTAGAATTTGCCAACTGAATAAAATTCCTAAGtatagcttattttttaaaactggtttCCATCATTAACATGTTTAACCATGGTGAATTCTAAACTTCCTGATCCCAAAAGAGgtaaaagtatttaatattttttcccaacAACTTTAAAGACTTCACAACTAACCTActttaaataacaaagaaaatatttcattataataaAGTATACTGTATTGGCCTGAcctcctgtggtggcacagtggataaagcgtcgacctggaacgctgaggtcactggttcaaaaccctgggcttaggaagaaatacaaatggccaacagatatatgaaaagatgctcagcttcattagttattagagaaatgcaaatcaaaactacaatgagataccacctcacccctgttagattagctattatcaacaagacaggtaatagcaaatgttggagaggctgcggagaaaagggaactctcatccactgttggtgggaatgtaaagtagtacaaccattatggaggaaagtatggtggttcctcaaaaaactgcaaatagaactaccttatgacccagcaatccctctactgggtatataccccaaaacctcagaaacattgatacgtaaagacacatgtagccccatgttcattgcagcattgttcacagtggccaagacatggaaacaaccaaaaagcccttcaatagaagactggataaagaagatgtggcacatatacactatggaatactactcagccataagaaatgatgacatcagatcatttacagcaaaatggtgggatcttgataacattatacggagtgaaataagtaaatcagaaaaaaccaagaactacatgattccatacattggtggaacataaaaacgagactaagagacatggacaagagtgtggtggttaccgggggtggggggagggaggacatgggagggagggagggagagagttagggggaaggggaggggcacagagaactagatagagggaggcggaggacaatctgactttgggcgaggggtatgcaacataatttaatgacaaaataacctagacatgttttctttgaatatatgtaccctgatttattaatgtcatcccattatcattaataaaaatttattaaaaaaaaaaaaacattaatcaTGCTACATAAAATGCTGTTAATTGAACCAATAAAAACCACTTctgttcttccttttaaaaaaaaaaaacaaaaccctgggcttgcctggtcaaggcacatatgggagttgatgcttcctattcctgcccctgccttctctctctctctttctttccttttcttttctttctttctatccctctttccctctctctctttcccctctctaaaataaataaataaaatcttttaaaaaataaaatatactgtattataAAAGTCCATAACAAATACCTAGATTGTCTTTGGTAACAATGTAGTACTTAATCTCCATTACAACATTTCACAGTGGAAAAAAGGTAGTATTTGTTAAAGTGCATATTTTCAAAAGACTAGACTATTGAGCAAAAATATATAACCCAACATAAATCAATCTAAATTTTATAggttcaaaagaaatttcaattcattccatttataaaaaattatttatagtacCTTAGCCATGAAAGGCAAGCACAGCTATAatagttttagaaataaataagaacatgTCTCCTGAAGTTTTTGCATAAAACAGATATGACTgcttagaaaaatataagaacaaattCTTAAAACACCAACTCAACCTGTATTAAAGCTGCACGCTCGTGTTTTCCCTTTATTATCTACCAATTTTCTATGCTAACTACCCCATTCATTTATAATATATCTAAAAGATTGACTAAATGGTTGTAaatgtaactatttttaaaattagtctaAAAAACAACTGATCAATGTAACTTAAAACCTTACCTCAAGGTTCATTTTACCTAACTGAACATGATTGTTAGATGATCATTCCgccttttctttaataaaaacaagaatgctTAGTTTAGCATGCTCAAGCAGCACATAGGTATCAAATGTAATGTTTATAGTGGTCTTTTTCACATACAACATTAAGGAAAATTGTTCCAAAGATCTTTTTTCCCGACACTGGAATGGCTCCATCATATACAACAGCTCAAAAGAGCAAGTATTTCTTAAGTCATTCTTCCCACGTTAAGACAACAGAAGTAAGGCTACATAGATTGATGGGTAATGAAACACAAAATTACTCTTATCCTCTGTTCATCTATGGCTTTGCTTATTAACAGGCATTCTTTTAGAGAGGCTAAATTAGGAAGAATTGCAGCGGCAGGAACACAATGGTATTAGTCTTAATTAGCTGAAGTGAGCAAAGATTAAGCTGGTACAGCCTAAGCCATAGCCTGAGAGGAAACGGAAATCTGTTAACACACTGTCTGAAGCAAttaaatgaatttcttgaggaaaAATAGCAACAATTCTTCTCTTTTAAAGACATTGCAATAAATCCTAAAGGATAATTTTCTATAGTTATATAAATCAAACAGAGCTGTAAGAGTTTTAAGAGTTTCTTTATAGCCATCAGAATAAAAGCATAAACTCACGAAATTTTATAGTCAAGTTTCATGCATCTCCTACTTGAGTTTGATAGTAAATTCACAAGTTATATGCACCATTTATCTACAttcacaaattatatatatatatatcaatttatgTTCCTGAAACATActttgaaaaatatccaagatgaTTTCGATAAGCAATTAAGTTTTAACTAAATAATGTTTTTACTTAAAGTGTCAAAATTTTGGTCTTCATGTACATATTCTAAAATATTGAATTTCACAAAAAAATGGGCTTTATAAAGAATTCAATCCTACaaacataatttaagaaaatttgtaAGAATATAACAACATTCACATGTAAAAGTATATTTTCCCTATACACCAAATGTTTTTGATATATTAAGAAAGTTAATAATTTTACAGTTCCTTGTCCTGCTTTGAACCATTCTAAATCTTAATATCCAAGTCACATGATTTAAGAGGTGCAAAGACTAGTCAATTTcttctgtttattgatttttagagaaaaaggaagagagggacgAAGGGagggaaacatcagtttgttattccacttatatatgtattcattgattgattcttgtatgtgccctgactggggctcaaaccctAAACCTTGGCACAATCAAGACAatactctaaaccagtggttttcaatcctTTTACAtatggggaccagtgaaaatagaaaaattattttggggactgctaaggcaaaattcaccctgagcataagcaaatttgactaaaatCATTCAGTCTATAAtcttggggactgctaaggcaaaattcaccctgagcataagcaaatttgactaaaatCATTCAGTCTATAATCTTATAagacatcagggtggttaactcttttgaaGACCAACATGAAATTTCTGACAGACCAGTCCATAGTCCAgcaattgaaaaacactgctctaaccaactgaaattcccagccagggcctcaatttcttCTTTGTGACTACTCATTAACATATAGATGTCTCCTGATAACCAAACTGAATATTCTAACTCAAATCATCTCAAGAACCAAAAGCACTGCAAAAATTTTCACCAGATCTAAGTTCAACAACTACTGGACACACAGTTTT
It includes:
- the GTF2A1L gene encoding TFIIA-alpha and beta-like factor — encoded protein: MAFVSSVPKLYRSVIEDVIEGVRDLFAEEGVEEQVLKDLKQLWETKVLQSKATEDFFRNSVHSPVFTLHLPHSLHQTLQSSTASLVIPAGRTLPSFTTAELSTSNSSTNFTFPGCPIHVPAGMTLQAASGHLYKVNVPIMVTQSSGRASILQHPIQQGPQQLGQPSVVQTSVPRLNSCSLQASIEKSQRMGTVLQQPTSLYSGTVDKKHLENASSDILVLPGHEHKTMSGALLSQLESTQYISLPGVVFPPQVSQRDANLGLIQNLQDGPTSTGLQGVQHQRAPDVQLYVLKNRMFGCDSVEQPKNTVEPSSLPISEKDYNSQMGLSIQIADDDINEIIQIDGTGDTSSNEEIGTIRDVDENEFLGIIDAGNMKVLEGEADNVSNGDSTATSSDNEDTQIDIVDEDPLNSGDDVSEQDVPDLFDTDNVIVCQYDKVHRSKNKWKFYLKDGVMCFGGRDYVFAKAIGDAEW